Within Streptomyces sp. NBC_00704, the genomic segment GGCGGCAAGCAGTACGGCGTCTACTACAAGGCGGCCAACAAGTCGCTGATCTGGTACAACGCCAAGGTCTTCGAGAACGCGGGCGCGTCCGAGCCCAAGACGTGGAAGGACCTGCTGACCACCGCGCAGACGGTGTACGACTCCGGCGTCACCCCGTTCTCGGTCGGCGGCGCCGACGGCTGGACGCTCACCGACTGGTTCGAGAACGTCTACCTCTCCCAGGCGGGCCCGGAGAAGTACGACCAGCTGGCCCAGCACAAGATCAAGTGGACGGACCCCTCCGTCAAGGAGGCGCTGACCACGCTCGCCCAGGTCTGGGGGAAGAAGGACTGGATCGCGGGCGGCGCGAGCGGCGCGCTGCAGACCGAGTTCCCCGCCTCGGTGACCCAGACGTTCACCGGCGGCGACCAGCCGAAGGCGGCCATGGTCTACGAGGGCGACTTCGTGCAGGTCAACATCGCCGACACCAAGTCCAAGGTGGGCACGGACGCCAAGGTGTTCCCGTTCCCGACGGTCGGCGCCACCGCGCCGGTGGTCTCGGGCGGCGACGCGGCCGTCGTCCTGAAGGACTCCAAGGGAGCGCAGGCGCTGGCCACGTTCCTGGCCTCGCCGGACGCGGCGCAGATCCAGGCCAAGCTGGGCGGCTACCTCTCGCCGAACAAGAACGTCGACGTCTCCGTGTACCCCAACGACGTCCAGCGCACGATCGCCAAGGCGCTGGTCGCGGCCGGCGACGACTTCCGCTTCGACATGTCCGACCAGGCGCCGCAGGCGTTCGGCGGCACGCCCGGCAAGGGCGAGTGGAAGGACCTGCAGGACTTCCTGAAGAACCCGTCGGACGTGGCCGGCATCCAGGCGAAACTGGAGTCGGACGCGGCGGCCGCGTACGGGAACTGACGCGGCGATGACGACGCCCAAGGCGGCGGGGGCTCCCGGGGCCCCCGCCCCGCCTCGCACGCGCAAGAGCGTGACCGGCACGCGCAAGACCGTGGCAGCGCTGTTCCTGCTGCCGGCCCTGGTGCTGCTCGGCGCGCTCGTGGTCTACCCCATCGGGTACTCGGTCGTCCGCAGCTTCTACGACCAGTCCGGCGACGGTTTCGCCGGCGTCGACAACTACAGGGCGCTCTTCACGGACGACGGCATCCGCACCGCCCTGAAGAACAACGTGATCTGGGTGGTGTTCGCGCCGACGGTCGCGACCGCGCTCGGTCTGATCTTCGCGGTGCTCACCGAACGGGTGCGCTGGGGCACCGCGTTCAAGCTGGTCGTCTTCATGCCGATGGCGATCTCCATGCTCGCCGCCGG encodes:
- a CDS encoding ABC transporter substrate-binding protein; amino-acid sequence: MRSTSSTIRTRGTVKAAATVLAGALALSLTACGGDDDKSNGTDGGTGTKDSGSTLSLPKLDGTTLEVAAVWTGTEQANFKKVLAEFEKRTGAKITFVPAQDPIINFLGSKIAGGSPPDVAMLPQPGAIKQAADKGWAKPLGAEAQAQLAKNYSQGWQDIGKVGGKQYGVYYKAANKSLIWYNAKVFENAGASEPKTWKDLLTTAQTVYDSGVTPFSVGGADGWTLTDWFENVYLSQAGPEKYDQLAQHKIKWTDPSVKEALTTLAQVWGKKDWIAGGASGALQTEFPASVTQTFTGGDQPKAAMVYEGDFVQVNIADTKSKVGTDAKVFPFPTVGATAPVVSGGDAAVVLKDSKGAQALATFLASPDAAQIQAKLGGYLSPNKNVDVSVYPNDVQRTIAKALVAAGDDFRFDMSDQAPQAFGGTPGKGEWKDLQDFLKNPSDVAGIQAKLESDAAAAYGN